One window from the genome of Plasmodium berghei ANKA genome assembly, chromosome: 3 encodes:
- a CDS encoding RTR1 domain-containing protein, putative: MDFDRKVVDDVQKERNIINLSKIYHRKLEALLIYINIPKKKKDYICYADFFNNVKDVCSYINTISKSEVENCDNIFKDENIKINADKNIFIKNLLIFLNNLISLYFSKSDLIDVCINRRGYNKCGFYACDNIFLNNINKSKYKIDTKNKHIYLREYYDIFCSPNCMNYNLYLIKEIVNNNKNNKENVNLKKKCQLIHIMLLTFFPFFKLYDINFLFNNIDKIKIVNNQISFINGITSETHNQTPLSKPQIPNGVIENGKPEENQKTSENGKPEGNVKKKTKSVSFSEYIKMFKYFKDECVNEYSVNNSCIYKNKINDHEISLNETKSEISNDMFEKNDTNISDNISKEVDKSEMDGINSLKEMDNDVSSEKNKEINEKVDQNSDREKCDNTINDKIFEDNEKREDFENSEKIDSTNGCLREEEMNKIYEQVRNSMIFNKKYSFENIWKQTTLDGTKMIGFDYTKEDIINSASQKMSEINLKLNKEKKVILLNDSSKKQTTLTSNNISKENTDDKKSNVEMLDSNIVRSQSNSENSISEKNNINEVSILKKNSVDQEKLITIDKQDKSCEISEPSESNDIEMSEIENILMERKQKIKEEYFEKFKNPISAYFDGPCTITEEHESEIPNQNNSECKIEEKNKLLNEFEYVETIESDISDNMLETEIKDDFVTNKYLHSAKGINIYENMSLYVVLWDIFTSNISKYTVYFFEKSEFIIPKSINDEEKERKNEFINNISKYIPIYVNFLSSIILNVCRTFLFHKPLLPFKKIIYKSIICVIVVAIKKHKEELIPKCEHNNIKLAEDYLIQENKIEGDELNDLSMLFFQNNFY; the protein is encoded by the coding sequence atggATTTTGATAGAAAGGTAGTAGATGATGTacaaaaagaaagaaatataataaacttATCTAAAATATATCACAGAAAGCTCGAGGctcttttaatttatataaatattcccaaaaaaaaaaaagattaTATTTGCTATGctgatttttttaataatgtgAAAGATGTATgctcatatataaatacaatatCTAAATCTGAAGTTGAAAATtgtgataatatatttaaagatgaaaatataaaaataaatgcagacaaaaatatctttatcaaaaatttacttatttttctaaacaatttaatatcattatatttttctaaaagTGATTTAATAGatgtatgtataaataGACGGGGATACAACAAATGTGGGTTCTATGCTtgtgataatatttttttaaataatataaataaaagtaaatataaaattgacacaaaaaataaacatatttatttaaggGAGTActatgatatattttgttcacCAAATTGTATGAATtacaatttatatttaataaaagaaatagttaataataataaaaataacaaagaaaatgttaatctcaaaaaaaaatgtcaacttattcatataatgtTACTAACatttttccctttttttaaactttatgatattaattttttatttaacaatattgataaaattaaaattgtgAATAATCAAATCTCATTTATCAATGGCATTACTTCAGAAACCCACAATCAAACTCCCCTTTCCAAACCCCAAATTCCCAATGGGGTTATCGAAAATGGAAAACCCGaagaaaatcaaaaaaCGAGCGAAAATGGCAAACCCGAAGGCAAtgtaaagaaaaaaacaaaatctGTAAGTTTCagtgaatatataaaaatgttcaaatattttaaagatGAATGTGTCAACGAATATTCTGTAAATAACAgttgtatttataaaaacaaaataaatgatcATGAAATAAGTTTGAACGAAACAAAATCTGAAATTTCAAATGATATGTTTGAAAAAAACGACACAAATATCTCTGATAATATAAGCAAAGAAGTAGACAAAAGCGAAATGGATGGAATAAACTCCTTAAAAGAAATGGATAATGATGTTAGtagtgaaaaaaataaagaaataaatgaaaaggTTGATCAAAATAGTGATAGGGAGAAGTGTGATAATACAAtcaatgataaaatatttgaagataatgaaaaaagagAAGATTTTGAGAATAGCGAAAAAATAGACAGCACAAATGGGTGTTTACGTGAAGaagaaatgaataaaatatatgaacaaGTCAGAAATTCTAtgatttttaataaaaaatattcctttgaaaatatatggaaACAAACAACTTTAGATGGAACAAAAATGATAGGATTCGACTATACAAAAGaagatattataaatagtGCTTCTCAAAAAATGAGtgaaattaatttaaaattaaacaaagaaaaaaaagttatcCTACTAAATGATTCAAgcaaaaaacaaacaacCTTAACAAGCAATAATATATCCAAAGAAAATActgatgataaaaaatcgAACGTTGAAATGTTAGACTCTAATATTGTTCGAAGCCAATCAAATTCAGAAAATTCCATctctgaaaaaaataatataaatgaagtttcaattttaaaaaaaaatagtgtAGATCAAGAAAAATTGATTACGATCGACAAACAAGATAAATCTTGTGAAATTAGCGAACCTTCTGAATCTAACGATATTGAGATGTcagaaatagaaaatatattaatggaaaggaaacaaaaaattaaagaagaatattttgaaaaatttaaaaatccAATTTCAGCATATTTTGATGGCCCATGTACTATTACCGAAGAACACGAATCCGAAATCCctaatcaaaataattctGAATGTAAaatagaagaaaaaaataaattgttaaaTGAATTCGAATATGTTGAAACAATTGAATCAGATATTTCTGATAATATGTTAGAAACAGAGATAAAAGATGATTTtgtaacaaataaatatctgCATAGTGCTAAaggaataaatatttatgaaaacaTGTCACTATATGTAGTATTATGGGATATATTTACAAGcaatatatcaaaatatactgtttatttttttgagaaaagtgaatttattattccTAAATCTATTaatgatgaagaaaaagaaagaaaaaatgaatttattaataatatttctaaatatataccaatatatgttaattttctttcttcgataattttaaatgtatgtagaacatttttatttcacaAACCTTTGTTgccttttaaaaaaattatttataaatcaATTATTTGTGTTATTGTTGTTGCAATAAAAAAGCATAAAGAAGAATTAATACCAAAATGTGAACATaacaatattaaattagctgaagattatttaattcaggaaaataaaattgaggGAGATGAGTTAAATGATTTATCCatgcttttttttcaaaacaatttttactAA
- a CDS encoding T-complex protein 1 subunit theta, putative codes for MFANKLGVNALLKDGYRVVKNSEDAILKNIEACKEISSILQTSFGPKCMNKLIVNHINKKIVSSDCITILNDLEINHPVVNILKKLSETMNYEYGDNTNYVFTIATEMLEKASYLIHDGFNVNDILNGFKLGYNEIDKILEESISFKIENFYDEKEIFKVIKSAMGTKKLSNSYDFLINLLSKCLSTLMPEKIETFDVDNIRITKLNGGNLIDSQFLMGMVISKEPNGIVKKKENAQIMILNCGLEAATTETKGTVLLRNAQELVNFTKGEEDQMKKIIENIKQAGVDVIIVNGAISDIAQHFCDANDIMTLKITSKFETIRICKLLNIHSLVKLRTPEPEEIGKVSSIYVTEIASKKVTIINSKNKKLGTILLRGATTNLLDETERCIHDGINAIKNSIKSNSFVYGGGCTEVQLYSKIKQLSQKLTGIDNYSVKMFAESFLSIPRILATNSGYNNTDVVNRLISEHSKGNLEACVNINRNDEFIISAKTNNIYDNLKCKKYAIDLAFESLQTILKIDQIILAKPAGGPKPRDKNPEFDEDF; via the exons ATG TTCGCGAACAAACTCGGAGTGAACGCTCTACTAAAGGACGGGTACAGAGTTGTGAAAAATAGTGAAGATGcgattttaaaaaatatcgaAGCATGCAAAGAAATATCTTCAATATTGCAAACGTCTTTTGGACCAAAATGTATGAACAAACTAATAGTTAAtcacataaataaaaaaattgtttcaAGCGATTGtataactattttaaaCGATTTAGAAATAAACCATCCTgttgttaatattttgaaaaaattatctgAAACTATGAATTATGAATATGGTgataatacaaattatgTGTTTACTATAGCTACTGAAATGTTAGAAAAAGCTAGCTACTTAATTCATGACGGGTTCAAtgtaaatgatatattaaatggGTTCAAACTTGGATATAACGAAatagataaaatattagaaGAATCAATCAGTTTTAAAATcgaaaatttttatgatgaaaaagaaatatttaaagtTATAAAATCAGCAATGGGTACAAAGAAATTATCAAATAGTTACGATTTCTtgattaatttattatcaaaatgtTTATCTACTTTAATGCcagaaaaaatagaaacATTCGATGTTGACAATATAAGAATAACTAAATTAAACGGAGGGAATTTAATCGATTCACAATTTTTAATGGGTATGGTTATATCTAAGGAGCCAAATggaattgtaaaaaaaaaagaaaatgcaCAAATTATGATTCTTAATTGTGGATTAGAAGCAGCAACAACAGAAACGAAAGGAACTGTACTGTTACGAAATGCTCAAGAATTAGTAAACTTTACAAAAGGTGAAGAAGatcaaatgaaaaaaataattgaaaatattaaacaaGCTGGAGTTGATGTTATAATTGTAAATGGTGCTATTTCCGATATTGCTCAACATTTTTGTGATGCAAATGATATTATGACATTAAAAATTACATCTAAATTTGAAACAATCAGAATATGCAAATTGTTAAATATTCATTCATTAGTTAAATTAAGAACCCCAGAACCCGAAGAGATTGGAAAAGTATCCTCTATATATGTAACAGAAATTGCATCTAAAAAAGTTACAATtattaattcaaaaaataaaaaacttgGAACTATTCTTTTAAGAGGTGCTACTACTAATCTTCTTGATGAAACAGAAAGATGTATACATGATGGAATAAATGCAATCAAAAATTCTATAAAAAGTAATTCATTTGTTTATGGAGGAGGATGTACAGAAGTACAATTATATTCTAAAATCAAACAATTATCACAAAAGTTAACAGGAATTGATAATTATTCGGTTAAAATGTTTGCAGaatcatttttatctataCCAAGAATATTAGCAACAAATTCTGGATACAATAATACAGATGTGGTTAATCGCCTGATTAGTGAACATAGTAAAGGAAACCTTGAAGCATGTGTTAATATAAATCGAAATGATGAGTTCATTATTTCAgcaaaaacaaataatatatatgataatcttaaatgtaaaaaatatgccaTAGACCTTGCTTTCGAATCTTTACAAACTATACTTAAAATTgatcaaattattttggCTAAACCGGCAGGAGGTCCTAAACCTAGGGATAAAAACCCTGAGTTTGATGAAGACTTCTGA
- a CDS encoding protein transport protein SEC31, putative encodes MALKSINISGNFDWCPFEEYKNYLICFNSHNLLYSNNGSLNNYTYLLDINLNSDIRSLDIVHKLNFEEALSRENNKSNKTSSNEYVTSFEWINCNNFVESENENELNKGIIIGGLTNGNIILLNAQNLFDTNCVNYDNFILSQSNIHESSINCLECNKHKNNLIATGGNDGQLFIIDIENIFSPTSYDPYLDKNNLQKITCLNWNKKVSHILATSSNNGNTIIWDLKIKKSAVSFRDPHSRTKTSSLCWLENQPTQILISYDDDKNPCLQLWDLRNSNYPIKEIIGHSKGINNICFSSIDSNLLLSSGKDVTKCWYLNSNNFDIYNEVNNSGNNIYSKWSPFIPDMFASSTNMDTIQINSINNGSKMTSKYIPTFYKKDASICFGFGGKICLFDNIKSDNGSNLSASESASNKNANQLNQNIADEASMQINKNRGLQNEGGNSNNPYLIKCHIYPTEVDLIEEADKFEKYIACGKYQEFCENKIAKCDDYHEKLTWKILQLLCTSQKEEIVKHIGYDMNEINQKIVESIGEESGFIFKKYRCETNENMNNGGNITSNNLEIDSDMNNKHDNTRMNNLNNGENISGYSNYGNNMHGEFVTSQMQENEPNFNEPFDLDPEKFFRELGEKTEIEKKQENETFKEDKNGKEDLKSSVNNVDSNTKDMISTIKCQNPEIGFGEINEDSKPNSNKTNSNNWNTGIESIIKECLLVGNIEAAVELCLYQNRMADALLLSSFGGENLWHKTKNIYIKKQNDSFLRNINYVLDDKLEYLVKTIDLSSWDEALSILCTYAINNPNFNNLCEILAKRLQNEKFDVRSASICYLCASNFPETVEIWDSMPSSKSTLLNALQDIVEKITVLKMVIKYNKYNSTMNQKINQYAELLANSGRLKAAMTFLSFTENDNAIENLTLRDRIFNSAAHIMPPHIKPPPSPFQYFDIKPFGLSQKYNNSNNITNTSIHGIYNKSQIHPNKSLTSIVPPLPISEMHKQHGPSTPMVPFSHNSPTKFNTQMISGSSDISRLPPQKDFMGSINSTSNRGYPTSNFNNNVKYPSNGMGSLYIPPPNIPSHSTTPINASSPPHTSVQNLAHLSSHSNLKLEHENKLPQGLNMFESQSYTNVNKAMQNSMAPPSNKIPNISRSSFSVSQNNIPPPFSQRNRHTSVSTSMGNPIQQNIPFIQESQLNKRESIDSQVYNPVSPSQISPISQIQQTQQQNSFTPPQPYSQNKVGFTPPSGIKTTSPVAGAMSITPGMPVPWPIPTTTQQLGSTTQSTANENKKIQTVTKEQNGVLMNRSNIENVKRVISNLLNMYTSQELVKKKADDISVKVHELFDKIDNGAFNEQINTIIINLANSINENDFKTANKNLMEVSRNLWDGNNKAWIMGLKCIIPKC; translated from the exons ATGGCCttaaaaagtataaatattaGTGGGAATTTCGATTGGTGCCCGTTTGAGGAATACAAAAATTACCTGATATGTTTCAATTcacataatttattatactcAAATAATGGTAGCTTGaataattatacatatttgctcgacataaatttaaatagtGATATTCGAAGCCTAGATATTGtacataaattaaattttgaaGAGGCACTAAGCagagaaaataataaatctaATAAAACAAGTAGCAATGAATATGTAACAAGTTTTGAATGGATTAATTGCAATAATTTTGTAGAAAGTGAAAATGAgaatgaattaaataaaggTATAATAATAGGTGGATTAACAAAtggaaatattattttactaaatgcacaaaatttatttgacACAAATTGTGTAAATTATGACAATTTTATTCTGAGCCAATCAAATATACATGAAAGTAGTATAAACTGTTTAGAATGTAATaaacacaaaaataatttaatagcAACAGGAGGAAATGATGgacaattatttattattgacattgaaaatattttttctccaACATCTTATGATCCATAtttagataaaaataatttgcaaaaaataacatgTTTAAATtggaataaaaaagtatCTCATATTTTAGCTACTTCTTCTAATAATGGAAATACAATTATTTGggatttgaaaataaaaaaatctGCAGTTAGTTTTAGAGATCCACATAGTAGAACTAAAACATCATCATTATGTTGGTTAGAAAATCAACCAActcaaattttaatttcatatGATGATGATAAGAATCCATGTCTTCAATTATGGGATCTAAGGAATTCAAATTATccaataaaagaaataataggACATTCAAAAGGTATTAacaatatatgttttagtAGTATAGATTCTAATTTGTTGTTGTCATCAGGAAAAGATGTAACCAAATGTTGGTAtttaaattcaaataattttgatatatataatgaagtAAATAATTCAGGAAATAACATTTATTCGAAATGGTCTCCATTTATTCCAGACATGTTTGCATCCTCTACAAATATGGATACGATACAAATAAACAGTATAAATAACGGAAGTAAAATGACAAGTAAGTATATACCaactttttataaaaaagatgCATCTATATGCTTTGGATTTGGTGGTAAAATATGTCTTTTTGACAACATAAAGAGTGATAATGGTTCTAATTTATCTGCATCTGAAAGTGCTTCAAATAAGAATGCTAACCAACTGAACCAAAACATTGCCGATGAGGCAAGCATgcaaattaacaaaaatagaGGATTGCAAAATGAGGGAGGAAATAGTAACAATCcatatttgataaaatgtCATATTTATCCAACAGAAGTAGATTTGATAGAAGAAGCTgataaatttgaaaaatatatagcatGTGGAAAATATCAAGAATtttgtgaaaataaaatagctAAATGTGATGATTATCATGAAAAGTTAACTTGGAAAATTTTACAATTATTATGTACATCTcaaaaagaagaaattGTTAAACATATAGGATATGATATGAATGAAATAAATCAGAAAATTGTAGAAAGTATAGGTGAAGAATCtggatttatatttaaaaaatatagatgtGAAACAAATGAGAATATGAATAACGGTGGTAATATTACATCTAATAATTTAGAAATAGATTCtgatatgaataataaacatGACAATACAAGAATGAACAACCTAAATAATGGAGAAAACATTTCTGGATATTCAAACTATGGAAATAATATGCATGGAGAATTTGTAACTTCTCAGATGCAAGAAAATGAACCGAATTTCAATGAACCGTTTGATTTGGATCCagaaaaattttttagaGAACTTGGAGAAAAAActgaaattgaaaaaaagcaagaaaatgaaacatttaaagaagataaaaatggaaaagaaGATTTAAAGAGTTCTGTAAATAATGTTGATTCGAATACAAAAGATATGATAAGCACGATTAAATGCCAAAATCCAGAAATTGGTTTTGGtgaaataaatgaagaTAGTAAACcaaatagtaataaaacaaatagtaataattgGAACACTGGAATAGAATCCATTATAAAAGAATGTTTACTTGTTGGTAATATAGAAGCAGCAGTAGAATTATGTTTGTACCAAAATAGAATGGCAGatgcattattattatcatctttTGGTGGTGAAAATTTATGGCACAAAaccaaaaatatatatataaaaaaacaaaatgatagttttttaagaaatataaattatgtattAGATGATAAATTAGAATATTTAGTAAAAACAATTGATCTATCATCATGGGATGAAGCTTTATCTATTTTATGTACATATGCTATTAATAATcctaattttaataatttgtgTGAAATATTAGCAAAAAGATtgcaaaatgaaaaatttgaTGTTAGATCTGCATctatttgttatttatgTGCATCTAATTTTCCTGAAACAGTTGAAATATGGGATAGTATGCCATCATCCAAATCAACATTATTAAATGCTTTACAAGATATTGTCGAAAAAATTACTGTTCTTAAAATggttataaaatataataaatataattcaacaatgaatcaaaaaataaatcaatatGCAGAACTTTTAGCAAATTCAGGACGCCTTAAAGCGGCTATgacatttttatcatttactGAAAATGACAATGCAATAGAAAATCTTACTTTAAGAGATAGAATATTTAACAGTGCTGCTCATATAATGCCACCTCATATAAAACCTCCACCATCCCCTTTTCAGTATTTTGATATTAAACCATTTGGTCTatcacaaaaatataataatagtaataatataacaaatacATCTATCCATggtatttataataaatctCAAATTCATCCAAATAAAAGTTTAACATCTATTGTCCCTCCTCTCCCAATATCTGAAATGCATAAACAACATGGGCCTTCTACACCTATGGTTCCATTTAGCCATAATTCACCTACAAAGTTTAATACTCAAATGATTAGTGGTTCATCTGATATTTCTAGATTACCACCACAAAAAGATTTCATGGGTTCTATCAATTCTACATCTAATAGAGGATATCCCACATCTAACTTTAACaataatgtaaaatatCCTTCTAATGGAATGGgatctttatatatacccCCACCAAATATCCCATCTCATTCGACAACTCCAATTAATGCTTCATCACCTCCACACACTTCAGTACAAAATTTAGCGCATCTATCATCTCAttcaaatttaaaattagaACATGAAAATAAACTTCCCCAAGGACTAAACATGTTTGAATCACAATCTTATacaaatgtaaataaagcAATGCAAAATAGTATGGCTCCACCATCTAATAAAATTCCAAATATTTCTCGATCGAGTTTTTCAGTttcacaaaataatattcctCCTCCTTTTTCTCAAAGAAATCGACATACATCTGTTTCAACATCAATGGGAAATCCGATTCAACAAAATATTCCTTTTATTCAAGAATcacaattaaataaaagagAGTCTATTGATTCCCAAGTTTATAATCCTGTTTCACCTTCTCAAATTTCACCAATATCACAGATCCAACAAACACAACAGCAAAATAGCTTTACGCCTCCACAACCATACTCTCAAAACAAAGTTGGATTCACCCCTCCATCAG GAATAAAAACGACATCCCCAGTAGCAGGCGCTATGTCTATAACTCCGGGAATGCCCGTTCCATGGCCAATTCCAACAACAACTCAACAG CTCGGGTCGACAACACAGTCAACAgcaaatgaaaataaaaaaatccaAACCGTAACAAAGGAACAAAATGGAGTGCTAATGAATCGCAGCaatatagaaaatgttAAAAGAGTTATTTCTAATTTActaaatatgtatacatcCCAAGAATTAGTTAAAAAGAAAGCTGATGATATTTCTGTAAAAGTGCATGAactttttgataaaatcGACAATGGTGCATTTAACGAACAAATTAAtactataataataaatttggCAAATAgcataaatgaaaatgactTTAAAACAGCTAACAAAAATTTGATGGAGGTCAGCAGGAACTTATGGGATGGAAACAACAAGGCTTG GATCATGGGATTAAAATGCATTATTCCAAAATGCTGA
- a CDS encoding ribosomal protein L13, mitochondrial, putative, whose protein sequence is MIKKSLSKLAGYPKASFHEQNINPFSNVQWKSSPFLKKNMPKVDIFAEDHVSKTAISVFDKEKGNWFVIDAYNKSVGSLSVCISKLLQGKYRVDYNSNRVNSSSVIVVNAIHLKFYGHTWDTKIYKFPRKSNSKGHKILTCKTVFARNPSMILNLAVKRMLPNNRLRQIYYRKLFVYPGALHPHWGIPQVIVPKKKIDKDSDQTNLKSFTIV, encoded by the exons atgataaaaaaaagtttatCAAAATTGGCAGGATATCCCAAAGCCTCATTTCATGagcaaaatataaatccaTTTTCTAATGTACAATg GAAAAGTTCtccatttttaaaaaaaaatatgcccAAAGTAGATATTTTTGCAGAAGACCATGTATCAAAAACTGCAATAAGTGTATTTGATAAAGAGAAAGGGAATTGGTTTGTGATTgatgcatataataaaagtgTTGGAAGTTTAAGTGTATGTATATCTAAACTATTACAAGGAAAATATAGAGTTGATTATAATTCGAATAGAGTAAATAGTAGTAGTGTTATAGTAGTAAATGCAATTCATCTTAAATTTTATGGACATACTTGGGatacaaaaatttataaatttccAAGAAAAAGCAATTCAAAAggtcataaaatattaacatgTAAAACAGTTTTTGCACGAAATCCATCTatgatattaaatttaGCAGTTAAAAGAATGCTACCAAATAATAGATTAAGACAAATATACTATCGCAAACTGTTTGTATATCCAGGTGCATTGCATCCACATTGGGGTATACCTCAAGTAATTGttcctaaaaaaaaaatcgataAAGATTCAGACCAAACAAATCTTAAATCATTTACTATTGTTTAG